Proteins found in one Heptranchias perlo isolate sHepPer1 chromosome 23, sHepPer1.hap1, whole genome shotgun sequence genomic segment:
- the tob1a gene encoding protein Tob1a — translation MQLEIQVALNFIISYLYNKLPRRRVNIFGEELERLLKKKYEGHWYPDKPYRGSGYRCIHVGEAIDPVIERAAKESGLDMKDVRDNLPQDLSVWIDPFEVSYQIGEKGPIKVLYVDDNNNDTGTDLDKEIKNSFNPEAQVFMPICDPAGGSPVSSSPSPPFGHSAAVSPTFMPRSAQPLTFTTATFAATKFGSTKMKSSGRNKAARASPTNLGLNMNNLLKQKAMSTSMHSLYGLGVGSQQQQQKTSALSPNAKEFVFPGIQGQGGTSAMFPGEGPLNLSPLQYGNAFDMFAYGGLNEKSFVDGLNFSLSNMQYSNQQFQPVMAN, via the coding sequence ATGCAGCTTGAAATCCAAGTAGCACTCAACTTTATTATCTCGTATTTGTACAATAAACTCCCACGGCGACGAGTCAACATCTTTGGGGAAGAGTTGGAACGGCTGCTGAAGAAGAAATACGAAGGTCACTGGTACCCAGATAAGCCATACCGAGGGTCTGGGTACAGGTGTATACACGTAGGGGAGGCCATCGACCCTGTCATTGAGCGAGCTGCCAAAGAGAGTGGACTGGACATGAAGGACGTTCGTGACAACCTCCCTCAGGACCTGAGTGTCTGGATAGACCCCTTCGAGGTGTCGTATCAGATTGGAGAGAAGGGGCCCATCAAGGTGCTGTATGTGGACGATAATAACAATGATACCGGgactgacctggacaaagaaatcaaAAACAGCTTCAACCCCGAGGCCCAAGTCTTTATGCCGATTTGCGACCCAGCCGGGGGCTCGCCTGTATccagctccccctctcccccgtttggTCACTCTGCTGCCGTGAGCCCCACTTTCATGCCTCGTTCCGCCCAGCCTTTAACATTCACCACTGCCACTTTTGCTGCTACAAAGTTCGGCTCGACCAAAATGAAGAGCAGTGGCCGCAACAAGGCCGCTCGCGCGTCCCCCACCAACCTTGGCTTGAACATGAATAACCTGCTGAAGCAGAAAGCCATGTCGACATCCATGCACTCTCTCTATGGGCTTGGTGTGGGCAGCCAGCAGCAACAGCAGAAGACTTCagccctctctcccaatgccaaGGAGTTTGTTTTCCCTGGCATCCAGGGGCAGGGTGGTACCAGTGCAATGTTCCCAGGGGAGGGTCCCCTAAACCTCAGCCCTCTCCAGTACGGTAATGCCTTCGACATGTTTGCCTATGGAGGCCTCAATGAGAAATCCTTTGTGGATGGTCTGAATTTCAGCCTCAGTAACATGCAGTATTCTAACCAGCAGTTCCAACCTGTTATGGCTAattaa